TTTAATACTGATTTGTTGCGTGCAACATCATAAGTAAAGCGTCCGGCAGCACACCATCCAACTCTGAATCCCGGCGCTAATGTTTTGGTAAATGAGCTGCAGTACATTACCCACCCATCTGAATCGTAGGTTTTTATGGTATCGGGCCTCCCTCCCTTAAAGAATAGCTCCGCATAAAGATCGTCTTCTATTATTGGAATATGCATTGTATTGGCTATCGAAGCAAGTTCTTTTTTTCCCTCGGTACTTATGCTGGCACCATCGGGGTTATTGAAATTGCTGACAAGTACACAAGCTTTAACAGCTAATTTTTTACAGGCTTTTTTAACATCAGGTACAGATATGCCTGCTATAGGATCCGATGGGATAGCAACTACTTTCAGGCCGAGAAATTCGATTATTTGCAGGATGCCAAAAAAACAGGGTGTTTGTACCAGGATTGTATCTCCTGGCTGCGTGACGGCTTTAAGGCAACACAAGATAGCTTCTGCAGCGCCATTTGTAATAACCACTTCGTCGGCGTGAACAAATCCTCTCCATTGCAGGGAGCGTCTGGCTATTTCTTCCCGTAAATCTTTGTTCCCATACCGGCTTTCCAATCCAAGATAACTGCCACTGGAATCTCTGGATGTTTGCTGGATAAAGCGCTTGATACTGTTGAAGGGAAGGAGTCGGTTGTCAGGGAGCGCATTGGTAAAAGAGGTGAATTTTTTTCCGGTACCGTCCAGTGGTAGTTTTTGTAATAGGCTATCCGTATGCACCGTTTTTGCCGATAATGAAACAGGCATTACTTTGGGTGCCGGAATTTTCTTCATGGAAATATCCTGTACAAAGTACCCGGACTTCTCTTTAGAAATAATAAGTCCTTTATCCAGTAAATAGTTGAAGGATTGTAATATCGTACCAACACTCAGCCCTTTTTTTTGGTGAAGGCCTCGTATGGATGGCAATTTGTCACCGGGTTTGAAGGTGCCCTCCTCAATCATTTTGGCTATTCTATTGGCAAATGTGATATATAATGGTTCTTTCATAATATGCAATCTGTTATAGTGTTATTTATAAAATATAAATCTGTTAATTTACAGAAATTAGACGAATAACCCTTCAGTATTAGCAATAATCAATAGTCATCGGTGTACTTAAAATTAGGTTTCAATAGGAGAATAAGCATTTGGAGTCATTGGTGCCAGCTGAATATTGCATCGCTTTGAAATAAATGGTTTGGTTTCTCACTAAAATTACTTTCTTTGTAATCTGGCAGGTTTTTATAAAAACCGTACCTCTGCAAATACAGCTATCTTAATAATAACCCAAGGTGTGCAGATGATTCTTGAGAATAAATAATAATGCGCCCGAAGTACACCTACGCTATATCTTGATAATAATATTTTTAATGATATACAACCAGAATAGAACAATGAAGAAAAGCCCACGTAAATTTGCTGCCTTAATAATTATTTCATTAGTACTTATTTTCTCTGTGCAGGTGATGGCTCAGAAACCTATACGGAGAGGCCCTGCATCCACCGAGGAAATTGCTAAAGCGAGGGCAGTTGTAACAGCTAATATTGACAGCTTCAAAGCCCATCGGTCTTACATATTTGCTATGGGTATCGATAACCCGCTTGTTGTAAGTGAATATAAAGCATGGATGAAGAAGTACCCAAATAATGTGAATATTCCCCTTGCTGTTGGTACAGTTTTTTATACGAATGAAATGCCGCAGGCCAGGGAGTTTTTGCTGAAAGCTTCGTCAATGACGCCTGGTAATGCGAAGGTTTGGTCTATGTTGGCAGATGATGCGCTTTGTAGGGGGGAACAAGCTCAATTCAGGGAGTTTCTCAGAAAGGCAACATTGGCTGACACAACTAATGCAGGCTATGCCGGTGCGTATCTCAGGACTTTCCGGGATGATAATGCTGCGGAATACAAACACAAAGTATATGAATTTGTAAAGCGTTTTCCCGAAAGTGACTATGGTGCCTGGGTTTTATGCGAGTTAGCCGAAGCGACAGCAGACCTGAATGTTAAAATAGGATATTATGAAGACCTGCGTAAATTGTACCCTCCGCAAAAATTTGGATGGTCAGCAGCAGGAATGACGGCCTTAGCGGATATTTACCTGCAAACAGACCTGCAAAAAGCGCTGATATTGACAGATGAAATGGGAGATGGGAAAGATTGGAAACTCCGGAGACAAATAGCTGAATCATTGATTAGTATCAATAAACTCCAACAAGAAAAGAATTATCCCGCTGCAATGCTGGAATTTGATAAAATAAAACTTCCACGATACAATGATATTAGTGATTATATCGCATTGAAAGGTGCTTCCCTGCTTGATGAATCAGGCAACGTGAAGGCTGCCTATGATAGTCTTGCTGTTATATTCGCAAAAAATCCCACTGATAAGCTCTATACAGCGCTCACATTATATGGTGAGAAATCAGGAAAGAATAAAGACCAGGTTGATCAGGAAATTGAAATGATAAGAAACGAAGCAGCTGTTTCTGCTTATCCTTTTGATCTTGATCTATATACCGGTAAAGGCAAACTGAAGTTGAATGACTTGAAAGGCAAGGTGGTACTACTTACATTTTGGTTCCCTGGTTGCAACCCCTGCAAAGCCGAATTTCCACATTTCGAAGCAGTTCTTAAAAAAATTAACAGCGAAAATGTCGCTTATGTAGGCATTAATATAGCGCCGGAACAAGATCCATATGTAACCACGCTTATAAAAAACAATAAATATTCCTTTATACCACTACATGGAAATGAGGCCTTTGCAGAGAAAAATTATGGTGTTTATGCAGCGCCTCAGAATTTTTTAATCGACCAGGACGGGAAGATTATTTATAAGAATTTCCGCATCAACGAAAAGAATCATCGTACACTGGAATTAATGATATTGTCGTTGTTAAAAAAAAGCGCAAATAGAAGTTAGCATTTTTTTCCTGCTTATACATGTTTGTTTTTTATTTCCTCCTGATCCAGGATGAAAGCAAAAATTTCGTGAACATCTAAAAGAAACTAAATTAATCCATCTGTAAATTATATTGTATGTTTTTATTAAAATTTGTATTAACTACAGGTTAACTTATAATAATATTTGATTTTTATAATTTGCAGTATATTTTTTATTCATTAAAAATAATACATATGCCAATAAAAGTGGATTCAGTTGAGATGTTGAGACAGTATTTTCAAGGGGTTGTGGATAGGGCTAATCACCACGCTCAAAATGTAGATGATGTTATATACGGTTTGTTGGGAATTATAATTCTCAGAAAAGACCCTAACACCAATATCGAAGTAAAAAGCACAGGTAATGGGGCGACTGGTAATATTCTATGGCTACAAAGCAGAGGTAGAAGACTCGCTTTAAGGTATGAACACGAAGATCACACAATAGAGATTAGAGAAGGTTCTTATAAGGGGCCAATGGTATTAAAAATTGATAATGCAACAACAACACAACAAATTTTAGCTGCAATTTAATTTTACCGGCATGAAAAATTTTAAACTAAAATTTAACTGGTCAATCACTAGCATTTATACAAATGCAGGAGATGTAATCTATGTTTGGGCAAATGGACAATATTATGGTAAATGTGAGATTGAGATAAATGGGAATCAAATAGTTGGGAGTTTTAATCTGGAGAAAGATGTTGATCCTGAAATGCACGTCAATTATCTTATTTCTGTAGAAGATACAGCTGGCCAGATGTGGCTGCAGGGAATTATGTTGCTTGATTATAAAGAAGGAATGGAAAAAAAGTCGAATTCAATAGGGAACACTCTGCTGCATTAAAAATATATTAAACCAGTGGTGCTATTAAATACCACTGGTTTAAGTGGCTTAGGTATTTGTCTAATTACTGGATTAGCAATAGAGGTAGGTTTTTAGAAGTACATCATAAAAAGTATATCAGAAATAAACTTCCATAGGAATACAATAATTATGATCTGATTACTTTTTGCAACTATCGCCATGCTGAATTTCACCGGAAGAATAAATTGCCTGTTTATGGTGAGGATGAAAAAACTATTTTGAATTATAAAATTTGTGATAAATGTAGGGGTATGGTTATTTGTCTAGGTATAATCATTTGCAGGCTGGAATAGGTTTTCAATACCACGGAGATAAATACTTGAATCTTTAATTAATTCAATATGGATTTAGTAAGAAGTGTTCTGGATATTGTTGAGAATGTAAATCATTTTAAGAATGATATTCAATCTGTAAGAAATAAGAAGAGCTTATTTTATTTCAGGGTATACAAATATTTTGGTGACTGGTATTATTTCCCTAATGAAGAAATATTTATCCCAAGTAAATTTTTGGGTTATAAGAACAATCGAATAACGAATTATGCAGGATCGGGGCATGGGGGAATAACAAAAAAAATATTATTCAACTATTTTGAAGAAGTACCAAAAGGTACTTCCAGATTTAATGAACTGCTGGAGCAACTGATTACTTTTTCAGAGAAACTTGGATGTCACGTAGGGCAAAAGGTAAGTGGAAAGGGGGGGATTTATCTGGAGAAACATCCATACCTAATCACTAACCAGCTTTCAATTAATGACAGACTGCTAAAGATATGTGAAAATGACATTGCCTCTTACAAAGAGGAGGAGAATTATTCATCCTTTGAGGGCGCTGTTTCTCAACAACTAGTTAATAAATATGAAAGAGATCCCAAATTAAGGGCAGCAGCTATTAAATATCATGGAGTCATTTGCAAAGTATGCAATTTTGATTTTCAGAAATATTATGGCAATCATGGAAAGGATTATATAGAAGTACATCATTTAAAACCACTGCATCAATTAAATGGGCAAAAGAAGATTGATCCAAAAATAGATATGACTGTCCTATGCGCTAATTGTCATCGAATGATACATAGAGATACCCAAAATAGCCTTTCACTTACAGAATTAGAGGCTATGGTACTGCATAAGCATTCTTACTAATTATAAGAAATGGTGAGTGTGTTAACTATTCAAATTCAAATAATTTTGAAGCAGGTACATCTATTGCTTTATCAATTGTAGCTAGAAGGCTAATTGAGGTATTTATTGTACCTCTTTAAATTCTACCTATATGGGATAATTCCAATCCACATCTGAAGGTAAGTTCTTCTTGACTAACCTTCTTGGATTTCCTTATTTCTTTGAGCCTTATCCGCATAAAAGAAAGCAATGCATCTGGCTCCAATTCAAAAACGCCTTTACCTACACCACCAGGAGAATGATTCGTCAGGATTTATGTGATTGTATCAAGAATAGTTATTATAAGTAACTTTTTGCAACTACCACCACTTTTCGACCCAAAGACTACCATCGCGCATGATAGTACTTTCGGTCATAAACTTTTTCTTCATCCACTGTTTCCTGTTTTTAGAAACAATTTTCCAACTGGGAAGATTTTTAAACTTCATATCATTGGGATGAATATTTGCATCACCATGATATCGCATGAATCTAAAAGGATTGTCAGTGCAATGAAGCCAGACAGTTGGATGCCAGTGGCATCTTGAACAAACGGCAAACATCTCTTTTTTGACCACATTGTAAGTTCTGCGATGGTCGGTGGTGTCAAGAAGTTTCTTTGTTTGCATTTGTAAACACGATTGGTGTTACAAGGTGTCCAGTAATTTTTTCATGGTATCTGGGGTTTGAATGAGAAAGAGCCTTACTGTCAGCAAGGCCCTTTCAATTCGATCAGGGCAACTGGATACATTTCTGTTGTAGCAAGTGTCTTCGCCGGCCAGGATCTGGAAGCTACTGCACGTTTCAGAATTCATCTTGCAGACATTCCTCCTTCTTCATCTTCTATTGCATTGTTCAAAGACAATGAGCTGGTTTTGTTTAAGTTGTCGGGGCGACAAAATACAAACTAATGCTTCTTTTGTACTATTTTCTATACATAATCAAATATATTTGGTTGACCACGGTATTGCCAGTAGCATAACCCAGGTCAAACTTCTTGTTAGGTATCGACTTGATGAAATTACCAGATTGGCCAAATCCTATTGCAGTACTACGGGCACCGCTATTGGCTATGATCTGATTGTCGGTGAAATTATACAAGGCGCAATTATCATTAACGATGGCTGCAAAGTTTACACGGAGAATTATTGAATCAATTCCGGGGTAATTATTGATATCAAAATCGGGAATGCACATTACTGGTGCTGTGCCGCCAAAATTTACACGTCCTAAATACAAAGGAATGATGGTTTCTTTATTGTAGTTGCCGTTCATTCCGTTGCAGATAGTTTGGGTATTATCAACTTCTTGATCGTCGAGTTTATTATTACCATTTTTATCAATTCCTGATCTGATGATAACCCCACCATTACCACAAATGGTTCCTGGTGGCAACGTGTC
This window of the Chitinophaga sp. Cy-1792 genome carries:
- a CDS encoding TlpA disulfide reductase family protein, whose amino-acid sequence is MKKSPRKFAALIIISLVLIFSVQVMAQKPIRRGPASTEEIAKARAVVTANIDSFKAHRSYIFAMGIDNPLVVSEYKAWMKKYPNNVNIPLAVGTVFYTNEMPQAREFLLKASSMTPGNAKVWSMLADDALCRGEQAQFREFLRKATLADTTNAGYAGAYLRTFRDDNAAEYKHKVYEFVKRFPESDYGAWVLCELAEATADLNVKIGYYEDLRKLYPPQKFGWSAAGMTALADIYLQTDLQKALILTDEMGDGKDWKLRRQIAESLISINKLQQEKNYPAAMLEFDKIKLPRYNDISDYIALKGASLLDESGNVKAAYDSLAVIFAKNPTDKLYTALTLYGEKSGKNKDQVDQEIEMIRNEAAVSAYPFDLDLYTGKGKLKLNDLKGKVVLLTFWFPGCNPCKAEFPHFEAVLKKINSENVAYVGINIAPEQDPYVTTLIKNNKYSFIPLHGNEAFAEKNYGVYAAPQNFLIDQDGKIIYKNFRINEKNHRTLELMILSLLKKSANRS
- a CDS encoding BrxA/BrxB family bacilliredoxin — encoded protein: MNEKEPYCQQGPFNSIRATGYISVVASVFAGQDLEATARFRIHLADIPPSSSSIALFKDNELVLFKLSGRQNTN
- a CDS encoding PLP-dependent aminotransferase family protein; amino-acid sequence: MKEPLYITFANRIAKMIEEGTFKPGDKLPSIRGLHQKKGLSVGTILQSFNYLLDKGLIISKEKSGYFVQDISMKKIPAPKVMPVSLSAKTVHTDSLLQKLPLDGTGKKFTSFTNALPDNRLLPFNSIKRFIQQTSRDSSGSYLGLESRYGNKDLREEIARRSLQWRGFVHADEVVITNGAAEAILCCLKAVTQPGDTILVQTPCFFGILQIIEFLGLKVVAIPSDPIAGISVPDVKKACKKLAVKACVLVSNFNNPDGASISTEGKKELASIANTMHIPIIEDDLYAELFFKGGRPDTIKTYDSDGWVMYCSSFTKTLAPGFRVGWCAAGRFTYDVARNKSVLNHSTSNFNQQVILQLLRSGMAERHLLKFRFEMQKNLNRYTFIIHQHFPDGTKISQPNGGLYLWIELPIKLNTSSLLPKAIEQGVSYAPGEIFSPKGEYQHYIRISFSSLWERKVENALITLGRFFRNAAAESEN
- a CDS encoding HNH endonuclease; protein product: MDLVRSVLDIVENVNHFKNDIQSVRNKKSLFYFRVYKYFGDWYYFPNEEIFIPSKFLGYKNNRITNYAGSGHGGITKKILFNYFEEVPKGTSRFNELLEQLITFSEKLGCHVGQKVSGKGGIYLEKHPYLITNQLSINDRLLKICENDIASYKEEENYSSFEGAVSQQLVNKYERDPKLRAAAIKYHGVICKVCNFDFQKYYGNHGKDYIEVHHLKPLHQLNGQKKIDPKIDMTVLCANCHRMIHRDTQNSLSLTELEAMVLHKHSY